One Terriglobales bacterium DNA window includes the following coding sequences:
- a CDS encoding patatin-like phospholipase family protein, translating into ALLAFQDAAMPTHILAATSVGSINAASYASHSSSLVGNAESLIESWTQVSPPAMGIDWSRYILMLAGLVAATAGFFNALRGWLQEHGTFLHGSYPVLTWLSLMLAGISVLLLYDQMPYFFYVVSNFLHRGHWKPDMKKALRSLSANLLVWGFVYIFLNFTHLHFYSRVVQFDLSSRVLALVLVLLFVALWFVMRERLSLLSHRFLRMPLRSGLFPNYERTTFLRGRIAADRLRASPIRVIMTATDLDAGRANYFSNASPEELAGDPNVAQTFVRSEVVQPDDLLQAVIASSAFTIVYEAVPMLGRLWTDGGVITNQPIRPAVRLGADILFLVMVQPANAPDKSAVKTFMDAGVRAMDILMARNLKADLRLLDYINRMCVNYATGLNLRPEEIEIEMAGARFKYIKAFTISPRQPLAATSLDFDGEITSPTILEGYRDGQGAITEFLDYLGNLTTLRPRHLVKLVTEELAEKQTAR; encoded by the coding sequence GCCTTACTGGCGTTTCAGGATGCGGCCATGCCCACCCACATCCTGGCGGCAACCTCGGTAGGCAGCATCAACGCGGCTTCCTACGCCTCGCATTCATCTTCTTTAGTGGGGAACGCAGAGTCGCTCATCGAATCCTGGACGCAGGTCAGCCCACCCGCAATGGGAATAGACTGGTCGCGTTATATCCTGATGCTGGCGGGGCTGGTCGCCGCGACTGCAGGGTTCTTCAACGCACTCCGAGGCTGGCTGCAGGAGCACGGCACATTTCTGCACGGCAGCTATCCTGTGCTGACCTGGCTCTCCCTGATGCTGGCGGGAATTTCTGTCCTGCTGCTCTACGATCAGATGCCCTACTTTTTTTATGTAGTTTCCAATTTTCTGCACCGCGGACATTGGAAGCCCGACATGAAGAAAGCCCTGCGCTCGCTTTCCGCCAACCTTCTGGTATGGGGCTTCGTTTACATTTTCCTGAATTTTACTCATCTTCACTTTTATAGCCGCGTGGTGCAATTTGATTTGAGCAGCAGGGTCCTCGCCCTAGTGCTTGTATTGCTGTTTGTGGCGTTGTGGTTTGTCATGCGTGAACGGCTGAGCTTGCTCAGTCACAGGTTCCTGCGCATGCCGCTGCGCTCAGGGCTTTTCCCAAATTACGAGCGCACGACATTTCTGCGCGGACGCATTGCCGCCGATCGTCTGCGCGCTTCGCCGATCCGCGTAATCATGACCGCCACGGACCTCGACGCCGGCAGAGCAAACTATTTCAGCAATGCATCTCCGGAAGAATTAGCCGGCGATCCAAATGTGGCGCAAACTTTTGTACGCTCTGAGGTCGTACAACCCGATGACCTGCTGCAGGCGGTGATTGCTTCTTCGGCATTTACCATTGTTTATGAGGCGGTGCCCATGCTGGGCCGGCTGTGGACCGACGGTGGAGTGATTACCAATCAGCCGATTCGTCCGGCGGTGCGGTTGGGGGCTGATATTTTATTTTTGGTGATGGTCCAGCCGGCCAACGCACCCGACAAATCTGCTGTGAAAACATTTATGGATGCCGGGGTGCGCGCCATGGATATCCTGATGGCCCGGAACCTGAAAGCCGACTTGCGTTTGCTCGACTACATCAATCGCATGTGCGTCAACTATGCCACAGGTCTGAACCTGCGGCCGGAGGAGATTGAAATTGAAATGGCGGGCGCCCGCTTCAAGTACATCAAAGCATTCACCATCAGCCCGCGCCAGCCGTTGGCAGCCACCTCGCTTGATTTCGACGGAGAAATTACCTCTCCCACAATTCTTGAAGGCTATCGCGACGGCCAGGGTGCGATTACGGAGTTCCTGGATTATTTGGGTAATCTCACCACATTGCGTCCGCGTCACCTGGTCAAGCTGGTGACGGAAGAACTTGCCGAAAAACAGACAGCACGGTGA
- the ligA gene encoding NAD-dependent DNA ligase LigA produces MAAGAKNPPGKGAAPQIEALREKIRYHEHRYYVLDNPEISDAEFDLLMKELKRLEAAHPELITSDSPTQRVGGKPREGFAKAEHSRPMLSLDNAYSEEELRDWGRRVYELSGQNKVAFVCELKLDGMSLALWYKNGTLERAISRGDGSIGEEITSNVRTMRSVPLSIDAKTLKKAGIPQDFEVRGEVLMPLKSFERMNEEREKNNLPKFANPRNAAAGTLRQLEPNIVAQRRLDFYAYFLLQKGNYFFDSHAKSLEALSAAGFKVNPNWTRAGSLDEVLDFIQKWEQKRDSLPYEIDGIVIKVDSTSIQQELGFTGKAPRWAIAYKYAARSGVTKIEDILVQVGRTGKLTPVAALSPVVIGGTTVTRATLHNQDEIERLGVKIGDWVMVERGGDVIPKVVRVLDDKDHPRGKKTFSMPERCPECGGKVVRVEGEADHRCVNVSCPAKIRESILHFASRSVMNIEGMGDALVNQLADRRLVKNVADIYQLTKDDLLKLERMGEKSAQNVLDEIEASKKLPLERVILGLGIRFVGERTAQFLAEHFGSMEAFMKASAEELEEVNEVGPRISESIIEFFQEPRNRKLVERLGDAGLQFRGVKKQRGTKLAGKTFVLTGTLAKHSRDEAKKLIEDAGGKVSGSVSKKTDYVVAGSDAGSKLDKARELGVKVIDEKGMLELV; encoded by the coding sequence ATGGCTGCAGGAGCGAAGAATCCACCGGGCAAAGGTGCAGCGCCGCAGATTGAGGCGCTGCGTGAAAAAATCCGCTATCACGAGCATCGTTATTATGTGCTCGACAACCCTGAAATCAGCGATGCCGAATTTGACCTGCTGATGAAGGAACTCAAGCGTCTGGAAGCGGCGCATCCCGAGCTGATTACATCCGATTCCCCCACGCAACGCGTTGGCGGCAAGCCGCGCGAGGGATTCGCCAAAGCTGAACACTCGCGCCCCATGCTCTCGCTCGACAACGCCTACAGCGAAGAAGAGCTGCGCGATTGGGGCCGCCGTGTCTATGAGCTCAGCGGGCAAAATAAAGTCGCCTTTGTCTGCGAGCTGAAACTCGATGGCATGTCGCTGGCGCTTTGGTACAAGAACGGCACGCTGGAGCGCGCCATCAGCCGCGGAGACGGCAGCATAGGCGAAGAGATTACATCCAACGTGCGCACAATGCGCTCGGTGCCACTGAGCATTGATGCCAAAACATTGAAGAAGGCCGGTATCCCGCAGGATTTTGAAGTGCGGGGCGAAGTATTAATGCCCCTCAAGTCTTTCGAGCGCATGAACGAGGAGCGCGAAAAAAATAATCTTCCCAAATTTGCCAATCCGCGCAATGCTGCCGCCGGCACTCTGAGGCAATTGGAACCAAACATCGTGGCGCAGCGCCGCCTCGATTTTTATGCTTACTTTCTCCTGCAGAAAGGAAACTACTTCTTTGACTCCCACGCTAAATCACTAGAGGCGCTGTCGGCTGCCGGATTCAAGGTCAATCCCAACTGGACGCGGGCCGGCTCGCTGGACGAGGTGCTTGATTTTATCCAGAAGTGGGAGCAGAAGCGTGACTCCTTGCCTTATGAGATTGACGGCATCGTCATCAAGGTAGACAGCACTTCCATTCAGCAGGAGTTGGGATTCACGGGCAAGGCCCCACGCTGGGCCATTGCGTACAAATACGCTGCGCGCTCCGGCGTCACCAAAATCGAGGACATTCTGGTGCAGGTGGGCCGTACTGGAAAGCTCACTCCGGTTGCAGCGCTCTCACCCGTTGTCATCGGCGGCACCACCGTCACCCGGGCAACACTGCACAATCAGGACGAGATCGAGCGGCTGGGCGTAAAGATTGGCGACTGGGTGATGGTCGAGCGCGGCGGAGACGTAATCCCCAAAGTTGTGCGGGTGCTGGATGACAAAGACCATCCTCGTGGCAAAAAGACCTTCTCCATGCCGGAGCGCTGCCCGGAGTGCGGCGGTAAAGTGGTGCGGGTTGAGGGTGAGGCCGACCATCGCTGCGTCAACGTCAGTTGTCCGGCGAAAATACGCGAAAGCATTTTGCACTTCGCCTCACGCTCCGTCATGAATATTGAAGGCATGGGCGATGCCCTGGTCAATCAGCTCGCCGATCGCAGATTGGTGAAGAACGTTGCCGACATTTATCAACTCACCAAAGACGACTTGCTGAAACTGGAGCGCATGGGCGAAAAGTCGGCGCAAAACGTGCTCGATGAAATTGAGGCTTCCAAGAAGCTGCCACTAGAGCGTGTGATTCTGGGTCTCGGCATCCGCTTTGTGGGCGAGCGCACCGCCCAATTCCTGGCCGAGCATTTCGGTTCCATGGAGGCCTTCATGAAGGCCAGCGCGGAAGAGTTGGAAGAAGTGAATGAAGTCGGACCGCGCATCTCGGAGTCCATTATTGAATTTTTCCAGGAGCCAAGAAATCGCAAGCTGGTAGAGCGCCTGGGAGATGCCGGTCTGCAATTTCGTGGCGTAAAGAAGCAGCGCGGAACCAAGCTGGCGGGCAAGACCTTTGTCCTGACGGGCACTTTGGCGAAACATAGCCGCGACGAGGCCAAAAAGCTGATCGAGGATGCAGGCGGAAAGGTATCAGGCTCGGTCAGCAAGAAGACGGATTACGTGGTCGCCGGCTCCGACGCCGGCTCGAAGTTGGATAAAGCACGCGAGCTGGGCGTGAAGGTCATTGATGAAAAAGGGATGCTGGAGTTAGTGTAG
- a CDS encoding metal-dependent hydrolase, with product MDPLTHLLTGACMGRAGLNRKTALATITLAISAEIPDVDIAAFVKGPVVAFACHRGFTHTFLGVPFDAAFTLGTVYLFWRLFSRWNNRRKPVLKEPHEPDSPPPPWQVPRWGLLFIYACIGALSHILLDFTNAYGVRPFSPFYGKWYSWDIVSIIEPLLWAALILGLVVPALFGLINEEIGARGKRRQLRGRAGAIAALLFMVALWAVRDFEHRRALGSLETFLYEGAPPLRVSAYPYSINPFQWHGVVETKDAFKLLPVDSLTGEVDPQGTDSTRYKPEETPVTLAAKKSYLGRAFLSWAQYPITETEEHTDPAHAYTVRFIDLRYAYPGLTNTPLTGTVDLDQKLNVVHECFGQNCK from the coding sequence TTGGATCCGCTCACACACCTCCTCACCGGCGCGTGCATGGGCCGCGCCGGATTGAACCGCAAGACGGCCCTGGCCACAATTACCCTGGCCATTTCAGCCGAGATCCCTGATGTAGATATCGCCGCCTTTGTGAAGGGGCCGGTTGTCGCATTTGCATGCCATCGCGGCTTCACCCACACGTTTTTGGGCGTCCCCTTTGATGCCGCCTTCACGCTGGGCACTGTGTATCTGTTCTGGCGTCTGTTCTCGCGCTGGAACAATCGCAGAAAACCTGTGCTTAAGGAACCCCATGAGCCCGATTCCCCACCCCCGCCTTGGCAGGTTCCGCGTTGGGGATTGCTTTTTATTTACGCCTGCATCGGCGCGCTGAGCCACATCCTGCTCGACTTTACCAACGCCTACGGCGTGAGGCCTTTTTCGCCGTTCTATGGCAAGTGGTATTCGTGGGACATTGTTTCTATCATCGAACCCCTGCTTTGGGCGGCACTGATTTTGGGGCTGGTTGTTCCCGCGCTTTTTGGCTTGATCAACGAAGAAATTGGCGCGCGCGGCAAACGCCGACAGCTTCGTGGACGCGCCGGCGCCATAGCAGCGCTGCTCTTTATGGTTGCGCTGTGGGCGGTGCGCGATTTTGAACATCGCCGTGCGCTGGGTTCGTTGGAAACTTTCTTGTACGAGGGTGCTCCACCGCTGCGCGTTTCCGCCTATCCCTACAGCATCAATCCGTTTCAGTGGCATGGCGTGGTGGAAACCAAAGACGCGTTCAAGCTCTTGCCCGTGGATTCGCTTACTGGCGAAGTGGATCCCCAGGGAACCGACAGCACTCGCTACAAGCCGGAAGAGACGCCAGTAACCCTGGCAGCTAAAAAATCTTATCTCGGCCGGGCCTTTCTAAGCTGGGCGCAGTATCCGATCACCGAGACCGAAGAACACACCGACCCGGCGCACGCGTACACAGTCCGCTTTATTGACCTCCGCTACGCGTATCCCGGCCTTACGAATACTCCATTGACCGGCACGGTTGACTTGGACCAGAAACTCAATGTAGTTCACGAATGTTTTGGGCAGAATTGCAAGTAA
- a CDS encoding DUF3108 domain-containing protein — translation MFSDLRRKIFVSCAGLLAGMVLSLLAQIHAQQPARSNSPQPARQEVVMENASRIAPPPGTYRFPLGTTFYYKAEWRLFSAGLGTLTIEPDPSGQYRVKATADATGFVARLFHVHDSFQSLFDPKTFCSAEITKNTEEGARRRNSKLQFDYGHRKAVWEELNPKTGEKRHLENDIPACSTDVLSGLFYVASLPLEPGKTYTFPINDGGKTIDLEMRVEAREQIKTDAGTFNTLRVQPEPNVALQRSKGHIWIWYSDDADRIPVQMRGRLGWGTITLHLVRIERPQATAAQAVTK, via the coding sequence ATGTTTTCTGATCTTAGGCGGAAAATTTTTGTTTCTTGCGCAGGCCTGCTGGCGGGAATGGTTCTGAGCCTTCTTGCTCAAATCCATGCCCAACAACCAGCCAGGAGCAACTCTCCGCAGCCGGCCCGGCAAGAAGTTGTTATGGAAAATGCTTCGCGCATTGCTCCTCCGCCGGGAACATATCGCTTCCCGCTCGGTACCACGTTTTATTACAAAGCGGAGTGGCGTCTTTTTTCCGCTGGACTGGGGACGTTAACCATAGAACCAGACCCATCTGGCCAGTATCGCGTGAAAGCTACGGCGGATGCTACCGGCTTTGTGGCGCGGCTCTTCCACGTGCACGATTCTTTCCAGTCCCTCTTTGACCCTAAAACATTCTGCTCGGCGGAGATCACCAAGAACACGGAAGAAGGCGCCCGCCGCCGCAATAGCAAGCTGCAGTTCGATTATGGCCACCGCAAAGCTGTCTGGGAAGAACTGAATCCCAAAACGGGAGAGAAAAGACACCTGGAGAATGATATACCGGCATGCTCTACCGACGTGCTCAGCGGGCTTTTCTATGTGGCCTCGCTGCCCCTGGAACCAGGCAAGACTTACACCTTCCCCATCAACGATGGCGGCAAGACCATAGATCTGGAAATGAGGGTCGAAGCGCGCGAGCAGATCAAGACCGATGCCGGCACGTTCAACACACTGCGCGTACAGCCGGAGCCCAACGTCGCGCTGCAGAGAAGCAAAGGGCATATCTGGATCTGGTACTCCGACGACGCCGATCGCATTCCTGTGCAGATGCGCGGCCGCCTGGGATGGGGCACCATCACGCTTCATCTCGTGCGCATCGAACGCCCGCAAGCCACAGCCGCGCAGGCCGTGACCAAGTAA
- a CDS encoding isoprenylcysteine carboxylmethyltransferase family protein produces MSAGWPAIARRIRVPLGFVLAIVYWWLAHPRWWSLIAGGCIALPGMWLRALASGHVQKNREVTSTGPYAYTRNPLYLGSIIMAAGFAVAARSLWIVVILVVLFLVIYVPVIRSEEAFLRSQFPDYEDYARRVPRLFPRLSKGAVSDSSKVDAGFSRELYLKHREYNSLLGAAVMIVSLIVKIVWFNQ; encoded by the coding sequence GTGAGCGCAGGATGGCCGGCAATTGCCCGCCGCATCCGGGTCCCGTTGGGATTCGTGCTAGCCATCGTTTATTGGTGGCTGGCGCACCCCAGGTGGTGGTCGCTGATTGCCGGCGGGTGCATCGCGCTGCCTGGAATGTGGCTGCGCGCCCTGGCTTCAGGCCACGTGCAGAAAAACCGCGAAGTAACGAGCACTGGACCTTACGCCTATACCCGCAACCCGCTTTACCTGGGCTCGATTATCATGGCTGCCGGGTTTGCGGTTGCAGCTCGAAGTCTGTGGATCGTGGTCATACTGGTCGTGCTTTTTCTGGTGATTTATGTGCCTGTGATCCGTTCGGAAGAAGCATTCCTCCGCTCTCAGTTTCCGGACTATGAAGATTACGCGCGGCGCGTACCTCGCTTGTTTCCACGGTTGTCGAAAGGGGCTGTTTCCGATTCCAGTAAGGTAGATGCAGGATTTTCGCGCGAGCTTTACCTTAAACATCGTGAGTACAACTCCCTTTTGGGTGCAGCGGTCATGATAGTTTCACTTATCGTCAAAATAGTGTGGTTTAATCAATAA
- a CDS encoding glycosyltransferase family 9 protein, with amino-acid sequence MRAQPQWNRILVTRMSAMGDIIHSLPAVAALRQAFPSALIGWVIEDRWTDLISAPSASSQGRSPAQPLVDVVHRVNTRAWRSSPLSAATRKEIKTVIGELKKIGYDVVIDLQAAIRSAVLGRLSGARTRIGFAKPRESLAHLFYTQAVRTPAAHVVEQGMQLAESISGRNDLHIEFPFPRDVEAESWCAAELRRNGIGNFVMMNPGAGWGAKCWPVARYGALAKQFKQSGLATIANVGPGEETLAHEIEAASEGAAKAISCSLAQLIALTSRALLFVGGDTGPVHLAAAQNVPVVAIYGPTNPVRNGPYGPHGTNGNRIVVLRSAESKTSHARRSVPESGLLQITVEDVFSSASKLLGGLP; translated from the coding sequence TTGCGTGCCCAACCTCAATGGAACCGTATTCTCGTCACGCGCATGAGCGCGATGGGAGACATCATTCACAGCCTGCCGGCGGTGGCAGCGCTGCGCCAGGCCTTTCCTTCTGCTCTTATCGGATGGGTCATTGAAGACCGCTGGACCGATCTGATCTCGGCGCCTTCTGCGTCGTCCCAGGGCCGTTCACCGGCACAGCCGCTGGTAGATGTAGTGCATCGCGTTAACACACGTGCATGGAGATCTTCTCCGCTCTCGGCAGCCACGCGGAAGGAAATTAAAACCGTCATCGGCGAGTTGAAAAAAATTGGCTACGACGTTGTCATTGATCTTCAGGCTGCTATTCGTTCGGCAGTCCTGGGACGTCTGAGCGGAGCGCGCACGCGCATAGGCTTTGCCAAGCCTCGCGAATCGCTCGCCCATCTGTTTTATACGCAAGCCGTTCGCACTCCAGCGGCGCACGTGGTTGAACAAGGGATGCAGTTGGCTGAAAGCATCAGCGGTAGAAACGATCTGCATATCGAGTTTCCTTTCCCGCGCGATGTGGAAGCCGAGTCCTGGTGTGCGGCTGAGCTGCGCCGCAACGGCATTGGCAATTTCGTTATGATGAACCCCGGCGCCGGCTGGGGAGCAAAATGCTGGCCCGTGGCTCGTTACGGCGCACTGGCAAAGCAGTTCAAGCAATCCGGGCTGGCGACAATTGCAAACGTCGGTCCCGGAGAAGAGACCCTGGCCCACGAAATAGAAGCAGCGAGCGAAGGCGCGGCCAAAGCCATCTCTTGCTCGCTCGCCCAATTGATTGCACTCACAAGCCGCGCCCTGCTTTTTGTTGGCGGCGACACTGGACCAGTGCACCTGGCGGCGGCGCAGAATGTTCCCGTAGTCGCCATTTACGGACCAACCAATCCAGTGCGCAATGGCCCCTACGGCCCGCATGGCACCAACGGCAATCGCATCGTTGTTTTACGCAGCGCTGAAAGCAAAACCTCGCATGCGCGCCGTTCTGTGCCCGAGAGCGGCCTGTTGCAGATTACGGTTGAAGACGTATTTTCTTCAGCCAGCAAGCTTCTGGGAGGCCTCCCGTGA
- a CDS encoding adenylyltransferase/cytidyltransferase family protein, translated as MSNSKIFSRQEISKQVAEWRAAGDSIVLTNGCFDLLHVGHVRYLHAAKELARRARVVVGLNSDASARALKGQGRPHTPENERAELLAALSDVDAVVIFPEPDVRALVREIRPDIHAKGTDYTAETVPERDVVIECGGRVEIVGDPKNHSSTEILRK; from the coding sequence ATGAGTAACAGTAAAATTTTCAGCCGGCAGGAAATCAGCAAGCAGGTGGCCGAATGGCGCGCAGCCGGCGATAGCATTGTTCTCACCAACGGTTGCTTCGATCTGCTGCACGTAGGTCATGTGCGTTATTTGCACGCCGCCAAAGAATTGGCAAGGCGCGCAAGAGTTGTTGTTGGCCTGAACTCCGATGCGTCCGCGCGGGCTTTGAAGGGCCAGGGGCGTCCGCACACACCAGAAAACGAGCGAGCCGAACTATTGGCGGCGCTCAGCGATGTGGATGCGGTGGTAATTTTTCCTGAGCCGGATGTACGTGCGTTGGTCCGCGAGATTCGTCCCGATATCCACGCCAAGGGCACCGACTACACCGCAGAAACTGTCCCGGAACGCGACGTGGTCATTGAATGTGGCGGACGCGTGGAAATTGTAGGCGATCCAAAAAATCACTCCAGCACTGAGATTCTGCGAAAATAG
- a CDS encoding PfkB family carbohydrate kinase, with product MTNKHTNTLAKIVEGLPRVTVSVLADLVADEFVFGEISRVSREAPVLILKHRERTVVPGGGANAIYNLAALDVNVLPVGVVGDDEPGRLLLQKFRQRRIPISGIQKIKGHTTVTKTRILAGMAHTSRQQVVRVDREPQGPLHRHVVRELILASRQYARAADAFLISDYGYGAATPEILNAIRSRGALDSMPITLDSRYRMLQYTGITAATPNEPEVEEALSLKIGADNAELMNAGKTLLQRMKLESLVITRGRDGMVAFSRDKKPVEIPISGSDQVTDVTGAGDTVIAVFTAALAAGADAESAARLANVAGGIVVMKRGTATVSRQELLEAIQKTES from the coding sequence ATGACCAATAAGCACACCAACACACTGGCCAAGATTGTGGAGGGCCTTCCCCGGGTCACGGTTTCGGTACTGGCTGATTTAGTGGCCGATGAATTTGTCTTCGGGGAAATCTCCCGGGTTTCGCGCGAGGCCCCGGTGCTTATTCTCAAGCACCGCGAGCGCACGGTTGTGCCCGGCGGCGGGGCCAATGCCATCTACAATCTCGCCGCACTCGATGTGAATGTGCTGCCCGTGGGCGTTGTAGGCGACGATGAGCCCGGACGCCTGCTGCTGCAGAAGTTCCGCCAGCGGCGCATACCCATCAGCGGAATTCAAAAGATCAAGGGCCACACCACGGTGACCAAGACCCGCATTCTGGCCGGCATGGCCCACACCAGCCGCCAGCAAGTAGTGCGCGTGGACCGCGAACCACAAGGACCGCTGCACCGCCATGTCGTGAGGGAGTTGATTCTTGCCAGCCGGCAATATGCCCGTGCCGCCGATGCATTTTTGATCTCCGACTACGGCTATGGCGCAGCCACTCCTGAGATCCTGAACGCCATACGCTCGCGCGGAGCGTTGGATAGCATGCCTATCACCCTTGATTCCCGCTATCGCATGTTGCAATACACCGGCATCACCGCCGCTACTCCCAACGAGCCTGAAGTGGAAGAGGCGCTCTCCCTGAAAATTGGCGCCGATAACGCAGAACTTATGAATGCCGGCAAAACTTTGTTGCAGCGCATGAAGCTGGAGTCGCTGGTCATCACCCGCGGTCGCGACGGCATGGTGGCTTTCAGCCGCGACAAGAAACCGGTCGAGATCCCCATCTCCGGCTCCGACCAAGTAACGGATGTGACCGGCGCCGGCGATACCGTGATTGCCGTCTTTACAGCGGCCCTGGCCGCCGGGGCTGATGCCGAATCAGCCGCAAGGTTGGCCAACGTGGCCGGTGGCATTGTGGTGATGAAGCGCGGCACGGCCACAGTTTCACGGCAAGAGCTGCTTGAAGCCATTCAGAAGACAGAATCATGA
- the lpxK gene encoding tetraacyldisaccharide 4'-kinase: MNPFSATYGAITAVRNLLYDSGFFSGRLHGPVVSVGSLSMGGAGKTPFLILLGELLKARSIPFDVLSRGYGRATGGVRLVDAAGSAREFGDEPLLIARKLHVPVIVGESRYDAGVYAEQKFGPQLHLLDDGFQHRALVRDFDIVLLTERDLKDRLFPMGRLREPLSSLNRSSAIVLMDRALDGRIETHDKFLWKADRSIRIGETPPGQIAFCGIARPNNFFRALQQSGLEPAATIAFRDHHVYTAKDIEHLLRQRDQKKVQGFVTTEKDAINLGAFAERLAPVFPVPVRMELQDADSAVESLLTTIATRPQATP, encoded by the coding sequence GTGAACCCTTTTTCTGCCACTTATGGCGCAATCACTGCCGTGCGCAATCTGCTGTACGACAGCGGATTTTTTTCCGGCCGATTGCACGGGCCGGTGGTAAGCGTTGGCAGCCTTTCCATGGGAGGTGCAGGCAAAACTCCTTTCCTGATTTTGCTTGGAGAGCTGCTCAAGGCGCGCAGCATTCCATTCGACGTGCTCTCTCGCGGATACGGTCGCGCCACGGGCGGCGTGCGCCTGGTTGATGCTGCCGGCAGCGCCCGTGAATTTGGCGATGAACCTCTGCTGATAGCCCGCAAATTGCACGTACCCGTAATCGTGGGAGAGAGCCGCTACGACGCCGGCGTTTATGCCGAGCAAAAATTCGGCCCGCAGTTGCATTTATTGGATGACGGCTTTCAACACCGTGCGCTGGTGCGTGATTTCGATATCGTCTTGCTGACCGAACGCGACCTGAAAGACCGGCTCTTCCCCATGGGACGTCTGCGTGAGCCGCTCAGTTCGCTCAACCGCTCGAGCGCCATTGTTCTGATGGACCGTGCGCTGGATGGCCGCATCGAAACCCATGACAAATTCTTGTGGAAAGCAGACCGCAGCATCCGCATTGGCGAGACCCCGCCGGGACAGATTGCCTTTTGCGGCATCGCCCGTCCTAACAATTTTTTCCGCGCCTTGCAGCAGAGCGGCCTGGAGCCGGCCGCCACGATTGCCTTCCGCGATCATCATGTTTACACCGCAAAAGATATCGAGCACCTGCTGCGCCAGCGCGACCAGAAAAAAGTCCAGGGCTTTGTCACCACCGAAAAAGACGCTATCAATCTGGGAGCATTTGCCGAGCGGCTCGCCCCTGTTTTCCCGGTTCCGGTTCGCATGGAACTGCAGGACGCAGATTCAGCCGTGGAATCCTTGCTGACAACAATCGCCACACGTCCCCAGGCCACGCCGTGA